Genomic segment of Panicum virgatum strain AP13 chromosome 9N, P.virgatum_v5, whole genome shotgun sequence:
TGAGTTGAACAAGAATGATACGAAGGACTGTGAGCCTCAATATCTTGGTGTTGAGAATAAATCAAATCGACAGATAACCACAGAGGATTGTACTTCTAACATGACACATTCTGGTGCTGCTAAACAAGGTGATTGGATCCCATATTCTTCTAAACCAGACTTAAATTGCTCGCCTAATATGCTCACCGATGAAGATTTTGTGGCACCTGAGGAACTGGTTTGCCAGGTAACTGCAGGCGGTTTTGAACCTCAGAATGTTACTAAGAGTCTTCCAGCTTCGTTGACTGTGCCAATTGTAAAGGAACAGCAGTATGAGCAAGTAAAGGAACAGCAGTGTAGGCAAGCTGaggcaaatcaaatcatcagtGATGTCTGCAAAAAGGAGGGCACTTCTGAAGTGGCAGCTCAGATGGAGATCTCTGAATCTAATACCGGGCCTCCACAGCGAAGCGCGGTCGAAGAGAGCAGGGCGCCAATGGCTGCATTCAAGTGTGCCCTGTATGAGTTCGTCAGAAATTTCTTGAAGCCTCTGTGGGAAAACGGGCTTGTTTCTCGGGAAGTCCACAAGATTGTTGTGAAGAAGGTGGTGGAAAAAGTGGCTGGCGCTTGGGCCTCGAACGCTCCCTCGACAGAATCGGACATCTCAAGGATCCTGTCCGAGGAAGCTAAAAACATAGAGAGGCTTGTTCAGGTGGACCATCAATCCTCATCCTGTTCACCATTTATGCAAATCATGCGTTCTACCACCGCAGCAAACTGGTGAACATGACATACTTTGCTCTGTCTTGCAGGGGTACCTGAATTTGTACGTGGGAAGAGAAGTTCTTAAAAGAGTTGTCCCTGGTGGTGTCTGAGCGAAACGCAAAGCAAGTATTTTCCTGGGCCCATCTGCTGATACCATTCTCCGTATTCTCAGGTTGTCAAGCTGTTACATGCCGGCGATGAATTGTATTGTTTCTACAGGTAGCTGGGAAGCGACCATGGTCCATGGAAGGGAAAGACACAATCAAGTTATGAAAACTTCAGACATGTTACCTTCTCTGCTCGTGTCGTGATGAGCCATCTTGCAACTGTCTACTCTGACAACCGTACACCTGTTGATTTTTAACACGTCATCACTACCGAGTGATGCCATGGCCTATGTATATAGGCCAAGCAGATGTTTATGAATGTACACTATTATTTAGTGAGTCAGCCTTTTCGGCTGGTGATGCAATCATGAAGCGGGAAAAAAAAGGTTAAAActggtgtggtgtggtgtggtgtgttCTGGGCCGCGACATGTGATGGTGCGCGTTTCACCTAATTTTCATGGGCGCTTGCTTTGGTGGTGCATGATGCTTTTTTGAGCAATGTTGCTTGCAACGCTTGTTTCGCGGTGGTGGAGACTGTCTGGCAACTTCTAGATGGCACTTTTTTCCCCTCCCTAATTACTTTCCCAACGTCTTCCGCATTTGTTCTGCCTGGTCGTCTGAGCTACTTGGCAGCGTGCTGTCCTCGTGGTCAACTCTTTTTTGAGTGTGAGATTCCACTATAATTGTGTTTCAAAAGTTAACTTTGTGATTCGGTTGCAGCAATCTTTCGGTAAACCCTAAAGGCGTAAACTGATCAAAATATCTATTCagaagtgtgtgtgagagagagaacaAATATTCGCATTCCCTTAATTTGATAGTGGTACCATCAAATCTTTGGGGGTGGAAGACATATCCTACAAAATCCAATAAAATCCGCAGaattcaaaataaatatatataaaataatactaaTACTAATAACTCAGATCGTGATATAACAAGCACTGCAGAAGCATTGCATGGATAAGTTTATACTCAGATCTTTGGAAGATTCTATATGGGAATTTGTTCCAGAAAACAAAAGCAGCAAAGGTCATGTGCCGTATAAATTAAGCGCCCAAACCAACGCCATGCAAGTTAGCGCCATATCGCAGAACGATGTACTTGATAATTCGGATAAGAAGCAGCGAAGGCTTCAGCGCTGTTTGCAGCACTATATATTAGGAGGACGTGCTTCACAGGATGAAGGCATCGATAGGAGAAGCCAGAGCCTCCAAGAGCGAAGTTCCTACGAGAGCACCTAAACCCAATAAAATTTCTTGTACCGTCCCTATAAGATAGCCACCAATTCAGTTGTAAGAATACCTACAGTAAGGTAATCTTTCCCTTCTTTGTTTTAATAGTTTGGGGGTTTTTTCGAAAGGGAAAACCATATGTAATCTTGTTTCCTCCTTTAATTTTCTTGTATTTGCTGGTCTGGTTGTGCGCTTTAAATCTCTGTGCTAAAGACCCTATAGGAGAAACCTTTACGGTAATTCTCGTTTGAAGCCGAGTGTGGTAGTTGAGAGAATAACGTAGCTGTagagaagtgttcccttcggGTGGAACTGCCTGGGGAGACGACAAAATTTTAGGCCGCATAGTCACGACTGTAGATATCTCGAGAAGGGAGGCTGCTTATTAAATACAAACTTTGCAATAAATATGGTAAGTATCGAGTAGAATATTACACCAAATTAAAGCACACCGGCTGTAGTGTTGGTCTCGCCAACCTGGAACGATTCTGCGAATATAAAACCTATAAGCTCCTGAGCATATAAAACAAAATCTTCAATAATCATAAAATGATAAAAAATAATCCTACGCATATAAAAAGAGAGCCGCATATTCTATCAGGCCgcattttttaatttaaatctGAGTACTCTTAAGCATATAAGCCTAACATCTCAATGAGATTATATATATCAGTGTCCGTTTTTATATTTGTCTAGTATCAGAGAGAGAGACCATTAACCAAGATCTAGAGCTTGATTGGGTTCCAAAATTTGGCAACCAAACAATGGGCATGCCAAAAATATAGGCTGATTTGTTCGTTTCTGGAATGCTAAATATGGGCAAATATATAAATTTTGGCACTTATTTCATTGAAGGCTGAAAAGACAACCTATCTAACCAAGTGCTATTTTAAATTTGCTaaaattttaataaaaaaatggcATCCCCACATTTTGGGGTGCTAATATTTTGACATCCAACCGCCCTATGAGAAAAATTGAAACAAAGTAAAAATGTGAACGATGTGAACCATGCCAATTTAAGTGAATGCcaaaatttatagacatattCATATTTTGGTTTGGCACTCCATTACTCAAACCCAGTCTTTTCTCAAAGATGATCCGTTCCGTTCCCACAGGATGATGCAACGAGACGTTCCCGAAAAATGCAACGAGCAGTTCCCACAGGATGTTGAGTTCTTCCGTTTCGGTTTCCATATTCAGAAATACTCCTAAGCTCCCGGCTCATCTAATCCTCTGAATATTTTCTCCCCTCAGTCTACGTCTCTTTCGTGGGTGAGGTCAATCCCACTCGTACAGTGCGTTTCTAAAAAAAGGACGTACCAGTGCCGTAGGCTCTCGCACTGTGCGGGGTATGGAGGAGGTTATTAGCGGGAGGTCTTTCCCACACACCGTGTAATGTGTAGAGGCCACCACCCGAACCTGTGACCTCTCGGTTCACAGGCGGCAAGCACTACCACTTGCACCAGGCCGAATGGCCAGAAACCACATTGAAGGCCATTTTAATGTTCCAGTTTCCGGTATGATAATGCGGAAATTCTATATCATTGAATGCCACGACAATTCCCTACTTATATGATTCAATAGACCTTAGTATCATTTTCCACTTGGCACGCAGCTATGATCGTTGTTTTATAGTATATACTGATTCTGTATAGTTACGTTCGTTTGTATGACCATACTCCCTGATAAGGCCTCTCTGCTAGTTTTGATGGCTTTGCGCCCAAATATTACTTTTACTCCATGCACGGTGATGTCTTTATTTTGAATATAATACCTAGCACAGATCTCTAAGCATTATCTTTAGGTTGAAAAATAACTTGGATTTGTATATTTCTATAAGATTTGTAACTTGGCATCATCAGTTGAATACTTGAATTTCATTGGCACCTCTGTTCATTTCATGAGACCTTTGACCTCTCTTATATTCAAGGTTCATTTCATCAATATTTCCCTAATTATAGGAGTATATTGGGTTTCTAGGTGCATATATAGTACAAGTAGACTTGTCACATAAATATCACCATTTCTTAACTGTGATACAAGTGTAGTTCGACCTTATATTATGAAGTTGAGTGAGTGTAAATTTCATGAGGCCTGTTGATAACAAATTTACTTATTTGACACATAAAAGCAATTAGGTGATAAGTCTCATGTTATAGACTTGGATTATTATTATTCATGGGAAATCTGTTAATGTGTCATTGATGGCTTAGGCcttcgttttttttttggatttttcctattttcttgATGGTTACCCTATCTTCATTGCCGTTTCTTAGAAGCCTACCAGAATATTCTCTATGCTAAGCAAGAGTATCATAAATTGAGATTTCCGGAAGTATTTAACTGCATTAATGTATCTGATGTTCTGACCCCTAAAGCAGTAAAGCTGAAATTCGTTGCAGAAGGCCCTTGTGCATTTCATGAGCATTTAGTCCGTAATCCTGTTTGTGCTCTTCCTTTTATTCTCAATACTATATGCTCGTAAAAATGGTCATGAACAGCTCAAATGTATGTAATCACGTGTTCTACAGGTGCACATATCGCTAGCGGGAGAAAAGCACATGAGAATAACATGGATTACCAATGATAACTCTGCCCCCTCTGTGGTGGACTATGGAACCAAAGAAGGAAAATACACAATgacatctcaaggagaaagcaCATCCTACAGCTACTTATTGTATAGCTCAGGAAAAATTCATCATGTAGTTATCGGACCTCTTGAGGACAACACAATTTATTACTACCGATGTGGAGGGCAAGGTCTGGAATTCCAATTTAAGACCCCTCCATCCCAATTTCCGTTGTCATTGGCTGTTGTCGGTGATCTTGGGCAGACTAGTTGGACAAAATCAACACTGGATCACATTAAGCAGTGCGAGCATGATATGCTTTTACTCCCTGGTGATCTCTCTTACGCTGATTTTATGCAACATCTGTGGGATTCCTTTGGTACATTGGTTGAGCCACTTGCTAGCACACGGCCTTGGATGGTGACAGAAGGAAACCATGAGAAGGAGCAcattctgtttcttgagtcAGGATTTCAGTCATATAATGCACGATGGAAAATGCCTTATGAAGAAAGTGGATCTACATCAAATTTGTACTACTCTTTTGAGGTTGCAGGGGCACACATTATAATGCTAGGTTCGTACACAGATTATGATGAGAGCTCAGATCAGTACGCTTGGCTCAAGGTATGAAACTTCATTATGAAAATCCCTTCTCCATTTAAAGGAATGAAAGTTTCGCTAACATTACGTTTACTAGGATTAAGAATATACTAATGATTCCAAGTCATACACAGTGTACCTGTCATCACTCTCCCCATCCCAAAGTATAGCTCCTTTTAGTTATCCTAAGTCAAATATCTTGGAATTGACCGAATTTATATGAAAATATATCAAGATTTATAGCACCAAATTAGTACCACACAATCAATCATGACATATATTTTCACGGTATACTTATTTGGTTCCATAGATGTGAATAATTTTTTCTTTAAACTTGGTCAAACCTGAGATAGTTTAACTTAGGACAACCCTAAAAGTAGCTATATTTTGAGACAGAGTATTAGTTAGTGGTTATTTATGGTCCATAGATATTTGTTTGTGTATTGAAGAGGATGTCTTGAACTTCAAAAACCCTACTCAGTCATTCGTTCTAACAATACATAAGATATTTTATGCATTGACTTCTCTGCTTTTCAGTCTGATCTTGCCAAGGCCGATAGGAAGAAGACACCATGGCTCATCGTATTGTTGCATGCCCCGTGGTATAATAGCAATTGGGCTCATCAGGGTGAAGGTGACAGTATGATGGCCGCGATGGAGCCTTTGCTCTATGCTGCTCATGTGGATATGGTAATAGCGGGTCATGTGCATGCTTACGAACGCGCGGTATGACTCCCCATAAATCCCTGAACTGCAGTCTGCATGATTGTTCAAATTTGAACCACTGTGACCATTTAGTTGATCTGAATGGAAAATCCATATGATTTTAGATCACTCTTTGTGCAGGAGCGCGTCTACAATGGCAGACTTGATCCTTGTGGTGCTGTTCACATAACTATTGGGGATGGTGGAAACCGTGAAGGCTTGGCCCACAGGTACTACCTGACTATCACTGTAGATATGCCTCTGAATTTTACGCATTTCAGCATCATTAGAGATATGGTTAATTGCTTCTTGGCATGTTCAGGTATCGTAATCCGAAGCCAGCTTGATCAGTCTTCAGGAAAGCGAGCTTTGGTCACGGCGAGCTAAAGATCATGAACTCCACCCATGCCCACTGGACCTGGCACAGGAACGACGATGAAGAGCCAGTGAGAACGGATGACGTGTGGATAAACTCGCTGGCTGGTTCCGGGTGCATCCAGGAAGGCAGCCATGAGTTGAGGAAGATTCTAATGTCTCCTTGAGAACAACTGCTGCACCTGGCGATCCGCTACAGCTCAGTGTAAAAGATCCTGCCATGTATTGTATATATCTCCACGACTAGATAAACTAACACCGAAAAGAGAAACTAAAGCGTTGTGCTGTATATTGTAGACTGTTGATCAAGGGTGATTGTCGCGGAGTACTTTTGTTGTGTAATATGATGTTTGTAGCAAGTAACACTTCTGTATACTGTGATGTTGTAATGGACTGAAATTGATATTTCTGTAAGGGCGTGCGACATACTTACCGGAGTGGAAAAGAAAACTCCCTGTCCC
This window contains:
- the LOC120692149 gene encoding purple acid phosphatase 18-like, with translation MRITWITNDNSAPSVVDYGTKEGKYTMTSQGESTSYSYLLYSSGKIHHVVIGPLEDNTIYYYRCGGQGLEFQFKTPPSQFPLSLAVVGDLGQTSWTKSTLDHIKQCEHDMLLLPGDLSYADFMQHLWDSFGTLVEPLASTRPWMVTEGNHEKEHILFLESGFQSYNARWKMPYEESGSTSNLYYSFEVAGAHIIMLGSYTDYDESSDQYAWLKSDLAKADRKKTPWLIVLLHAPWYNSNWAHQGEGDSMMAAMEPLLYAAHVDMVIAGHVHAYERAERVYNGRLDPCGAVHITIGDGGNREGLAHRYRNPKPA